One genomic region from Candidatus Spechtbacteria bacterium encodes:
- the rplE gene encoding 50S ribosomal protein L5 — protein sequence MINYSFQKQYKDVVIPVLKEAFGYKNIQSIPRLDRAVINVGVGRMLNQRSQAGVKNEDAIKDIVKALALISGQKPIIVRSKKSIAGFKLRAGMISGVKVTLRRSRAEEFLGRLAHVALPRTRDFRGIRRSTVDPYGNLTIGIKESIIFPELAELTSHFGLEVTFVSTAKTRDEAFLLFEKLGIPFQKEKDN from the coding sequence TCCTGTATTAAAGGAAGCTTTCGGATACAAAAATATTCAGAGCATTCCTCGTCTGGATCGCGCGGTGATTAATGTCGGCGTCGGAAGAATGCTTAATCAACGCAGCCAAGCCGGAGTTAAAAACGAGGATGCGATAAAAGATATTGTTAAAGCGCTTGCGTTAATTAGCGGGCAGAAGCCGATTATAGTGCGCTCAAAAAAATCAATTGCAGGATTTAAACTTCGCGCGGGAATGATTAGCGGTGTCAAGGTAACACTACGCAGATCTCGCGCCGAGGAGTTCTTGGGGAGATTGGCGCACGTCGCTTTGCCCAGAACGCGCGATTTCCGCGGCATTCGTCGATCGACCGTTGATCCATACGGCAACCTTACAATCGGCATCAAAGAAAGTATTATTTTTCCAGAACTCGCAGAACTTACTAGCCATTTTGGTCTTGAGGTAACATTTGTTTCTACGGCAAAGACACGCGATGAAGCCTTCCTTTTATTTGAAAAGTTAGGCATTCCATTCCAAAAAGAAAAAGATAATTAA
- a CDS encoding type Z 30S ribosomal protein S14, with product MARKALINKAQRTPKFSTRLVRRCFRCGRKNSYMRDFRLCRICFRELANRGELPGVKKASW from the coding sequence ATGGCTAGAAAAGCCCTCATCAACAAAGCGCAAAGGACGCCAAAATTTTCAACTCGGCTTGTTCGACGATGTTTCCGTTGCGGAAGAAAAAATTCATATATGAGAGATTTTAGATTGTGCAGAATTTGTTTCAGAGAGCTTGCAAATAGAGGAGAGCTCCCGGGTGTTAAAAAAGCTTCTTGGTAG
- the rpmC gene encoding 50S ribosomal protein L29 — translation MDIRETRQKSIPELESLLRENQAHYLDLRFRVQGGRVKNVNEMQRARKDIARLFTLLRQATLKK, via the coding sequence ATGGATATTCGTGAAACGAGACAAAAATCAATACCCGAACTAGAATCGCTTTTGAGAGAAAATCAGGCGCATTATCTTGATTTGCGATTTCGCGTGCAAGGAGGACGAGTGAAGAACGTTAACGAGATGCAGCGCGCGCGCAAGGATATCGCGCGATTATTTACTCTTCTGCGCCAAGCTACTCTAAAGAAATAA
- the rpsQ gene encoding 30S ribosomal protein S17 — MTATFPKKFEGTVVSNSMDKTVVVEVRMLKQHPKYKKFMKLSKRYKAHDDGNIYKVGQRVSIVEVRPISKDKKWKVQELLSDVKEIAEEIGEVNEEIASL; from the coding sequence ATGACAGCAACATTCCCCAAAAAATTTGAAGGAACCGTGGTGTCCAACTCAATGGATAAGACTGTTGTCGTGGAAGTGCGAATGTTGAAGCAGCATCCTAAATACAAAAAGTTCATGAAGCTGAGCAAACGCTATAAGGCGCACGATGATGGGAATATATATAAAGTAGGCCAGCGTGTTTCTATTGTTGAGGTGCGGCCAATATCTAAAGATAAGAAATGGAAAGTCCAAGAGCTTCTGTCAGATGTTAAAGAAATAGCAGAGGAGATCGGAGAAGTTAATGAAGAGATTGCATCATTATGA
- the rplB gene encoding 50S ribosomal protein L2 encodes MIMKYRKPTSPGQRGMVVSDFSDLIKPKRKKRLVVAHHRFVGRSRGKITVRHKGSGAKRLYRLVDFKQDKFDISATVLHLEYDPNRSARIAFVQYKDGEKRYVLATQDTKPGDEIMSSEKKIALINGNRMPLKHITIGTFVHNIELGHNRGGMLARSAGAYGKVAAQEGASTHIIMPSSEVRIIQNDCLATVGVASNASHSEEVIGKAGRNRHKGIRPTVRGTAMNPVDHPHGGGEGRAPIGMPHPKTPWGKPALGVKTRDRRRYSNRLIVQRRRKK; translated from the coding sequence ATCATTATGAAATACCGCAAACCAACGTCACCAGGACAACGCGGGATGGTCGTTTCAGACTTTTCCGACCTAATCAAGCCGAAAAGAAAAAAACGGCTTGTTGTTGCGCATCATCGTTTTGTTGGTCGCAGCAGAGGAAAGATAACAGTGCGCCATAAAGGTAGTGGCGCAAAGCGTTTATATCGTCTCGTTGATTTCAAGCAAGATAAATTTGATATTTCCGCGACAGTTTTGCATTTGGAATATGACCCCAATAGAAGCGCGCGCATCGCATTTGTTCAATACAAAGACGGCGAAAAAAGATATGTGCTTGCCACGCAAGACACAAAGCCGGGTGATGAAATAATGTCATCAGAAAAGAAGATCGCGCTTATAAACGGCAATCGTATGCCACTTAAACATATCACCATTGGAACGTTTGTGCACAACATTGAGTTGGGACATAATCGTGGAGGTATGCTTGCGCGTTCTGCGGGAGCGTATGGCAAAGTTGCGGCACAGGAAGGGGCATCAACGCATATTATAATGCCTTCATCTGAAGTGCGTATAATTCAAAATGACTGTTTGGCAACAGTTGGCGTGGCGTCCAACGCTTCGCATAGCGAAGAAGTAATAGGAAAAGCAGGTCGTAATCGCCACAAGGGAATTCGTCCGACTGTTCGTGGTACAGCAATGAACCCGGTTGATCATCCGCACGGAGGAGGTGAGGGCAGAGCGCCGATTGGCATGCCTCATCCAAAGACACCGTGGGGCAAGCCCGCGCTTGGCGTGAAGACGCGAGACAGACGGCGATATTCTAACAGGCTTATTGTTCAACGAAGAAGGAAGAAATAG
- the rpsS gene encoding 30S ribosomal protein S19 → MSRSLKKGAYVNEKLMKKIGKLRVGDKTVIKTWSRSSTITPEMIGLTFGVHNGKDHIPVYVTEDMVGHKLGEFSPTRKFARHGGKMQKEIEGKGVAQPVAKK, encoded by the coding sequence ATGTCACGATCACTGAAAAAAGGAGCATACGTAAATGAGAAGCTGATGAAAAAAATCGGCAAGCTTAGAGTTGGCGATAAAACCGTAATCAAGACGTGGTCGCGCTCCTCAACTATTACTCCTGAGATGATTGGATTGACTTTTGGAGTGCATAATGGCAAAGATCATATTCCAGTGTATGTTACAGAAGACATGGTCGGACATAAGTTAGGTGAATTTTCCCCAACACGAAAGTTTGCGCGTCACGGAGGAAAAATGCAGAAAGAGATTGAGGGTAAAGGAGTGGCACAGCCAGTAGCCAAAAAATAA
- the rplV gene encoding 50S ribosomal protein L22 → MPTATAKLSYMHIAPRKVRLVADVIRGMRVDRAEEQLRFSRKRAAHDILKLLKSAQANARGSEKDVKNPAPLYVRSIVVEQGPAYKRYHPQSRGRAALIKKITSHVKIELAEKETK, encoded by the coding sequence ATGCCAACAGCAACAGCAAAACTTTCTTATATGCACATCGCGCCTCGCAAGGTGCGGCTTGTTGCTGATGTTATTCGTGGCATGCGTGTTGATCGAGCGGAAGAGCAGTTACGTTTTTCACGTAAACGCGCGGCCCACGATATTTTGAAGCTTTTGAAGTCTGCCCAGGCAAACGCAAGGGGATCGGAAAAAGATGTAAAAAATCCCGCACCCCTGTATGTGCGAAGTATTGTTGTTGAACAGGGTCCGGCATACAAGCGTTATCATCCGCAATCGCGAGGCCGCGCGGCATTGATTAAAAAGATAACCAGCCATGTGAAAATTGAATTGGCTGAAAAGGAAACTAAATAA